A single Deinococcus betulae DNA region contains:
- a CDS encoding glycine--tRNA ligase: MPATSMEELVSLCKRRGFIFQGSEIYGGLQGFYDYGPLGVELKNNIKAAWWRSNVYERDDMEGLDASIIMHRQVLRHSGHEATFSDPMVDNKKTNKRYRLDHLVKDQKADVVAKVAEGIGADASNFPAVIAALNANPSQASEALRAAGVRDPFSGEVGEWTEPKPFNMMFKTTIGPVADDDSYGYLRPETAQGIFTNFKNVVDSTSRRLPFGIAQIGKAFRNEITPRNFIFRVRELEQMEIEFFCAPGTDEEWHQHWLDRRLAWWEAQGVPRSKIEILDVPKEDLAHYSKRTYDLMYDYPTLGHEEIEGIANRSDYDLGSHTKNQAELGLVARVEENLDSVAKLTIPHPETNKPVVPFVIEPSAGVDRALLAVLSEAFTKETLDNGNERIVLKLKPHLAPIKVAVIPLARNKPELVDLARRIKSELQGLGLGRILLEDSGNIGKAYRRHDEVGTPYCVTVDFDTVGKGEDAALTDTVTVRDRDTLAQERVKISDLSAHLQGKLR; the protein is encoded by the coding sequence ATGCCCGCAACATCCATGGAAGAACTCGTCAGCTTGTGTAAGCGCCGGGGCTTTATTTTTCAGGGGTCCGAGATTTACGGCGGCCTGCAGGGCTTCTACGACTACGGCCCCCTGGGCGTCGAGCTGAAAAACAACATCAAGGCCGCGTGGTGGCGTTCTAACGTCTACGAGCGCGACGACATGGAAGGCCTGGACGCCAGCATCATCATGCACCGGCAGGTCCTGCGCCACAGCGGCCACGAAGCCACCTTCAGTGACCCGATGGTGGACAACAAGAAGACCAACAAGCGCTACCGCCTGGACCATCTGGTGAAAGACCAAAAGGCCGATGTGGTGGCGAAAGTAGCTGAGGGCATCGGCGCGGACGCCAGCAACTTTCCGGCGGTGATCGCGGCGCTGAACGCCAACCCCTCGCAGGCCAGCGAAGCCCTGCGGGCGGCGGGCGTGCGTGACCCCTTTTCCGGCGAGGTGGGCGAGTGGACCGAACCCAAGCCCTTTAACATGATGTTCAAGACGACCATCGGGCCAGTGGCCGATGACGACTCTTACGGCTATCTGCGCCCAGAAACGGCCCAGGGCATCTTTACCAACTTCAAGAACGTCGTGGATTCCACCAGCCGCCGCCTGCCCTTTGGCATCGCGCAGATCGGCAAGGCCTTTCGCAACGAGATCACGCCGCGCAACTTCATCTTCCGCGTGCGCGAGCTGGAGCAAATGGAAATCGAGTTCTTCTGTGCTCCGGGGACGGATGAAGAGTGGCACCAGCACTGGCTGGACCGGCGCCTGGCCTGGTGGGAAGCGCAGGGCGTGCCGCGCAGCAAAATTGAGATTCTGGATGTCCCCAAAGAGGATCTGGCGCACTACTCCAAGCGCACCTACGACCTGATGTACGACTACCCCACGCTGGGCCATGAGGAAATTGAAGGCATTGCCAACCGCAGCGACTACGACCTGGGCAGCCACACCAAAAACCAGGCCGAGCTGGGGCTGGTGGCCAGGGTTGAGGAAAACCTCGACAGTGTCGCCAAATTGACCATTCCTCACCCAGAGACGAATAAGCCAGTGGTGCCGTTCGTGATTGAGCCCAGTGCTGGGGTGGACCGCGCCCTGCTGGCGGTGCTGAGCGAGGCATTTACCAAAGAGACGCTGGACAACGGCAACGAGCGCATCGTGCTGAAGCTGAAACCCCACCTGGCGCCCATCAAGGTGGCGGTCATTCCGCTGGCCCGCAACAAACCCGAGCTGGTGGACCTGGCCCGCCGTATCAAGAGCGAGTTGCAGGGGCTGGGCTTGGGCCGCATCCTGCTGGAAGACAGCGGCAATATCGGCAAGGCGTACCGCCGCCACGACGAGGTGGGCACGCCCTACTGCGTCACCGTGGACTTTGACACGGTGGGCAAGGGTGAAGACGCGGCCCTGACCGACACCGTGACCGTGCGCGACCGCGACACCCTGGCCCAGGAACGGGTGAAGATCAGCGACCTCAGCGCCCACCTGCAAGGCAAACTGCGGTGA
- a CDS encoding KGG domain-containing protein, with protein MTGNKNSTATTPRRRGFASMDPDRQRTIAAAGGRAAHASGNAHRFTSEEARAAGRKGGQASPRTGVRR; from the coding sequence ATGACAGGCAACAAGAACAGCACAGCCACGACCCCCAGAAGGCGCGGATTTGCAAGCATGGACCCGGACCGGCAGCGCACCATTGCCGCCGCAGGAGGCCGCGCGGCCCACGCAAGCGGCAACGCCCACCGCTTCACCAGCGAAGAAGCGCGCGCCGCTGGCCGCAAGGGTGGTCAGGCCTCGCCCCGCACTGGGGTGAGGCGCTAA
- a CDS encoding GGDEF domain-containing protein — MVLPSLSPRVYLQRHLYTLLAPLPFLTLLLGALEGTHNNVPHALTFLALLGLAATFNGRRQGLGTVFFLLGMPLWLLWFIGSPGFGGTFLNSVTGYGTVLILTAVASALWFPARGVALFVAYSTLAGGVGLSLTPFGWLGLSWFVAVALLVGGTLTWLLGCTDQMVAQLGQAARADALTGLGNRRAFEETLQALWTSHASRLALAIIDVDGLKLVNDEQGHGAGDEVLRLFAQALLLCVPAAHSLFRIGGDEYVVLSLTGDAALLRAELVAAAEQIGRRVPGVGASVGLACGHECAGPEGLLRLADERMYRQKRLKKTARPRRDRPGAVGGPLPDPAVLKPTVVKL; from the coding sequence ATGGTGTTGCCGTCTCTTTCTCCCCGCGTCTATCTTCAGCGCCACCTGTATACCCTCCTGGCCCCGCTGCCCTTTCTGACCCTGCTGCTGGGCGCACTAGAAGGCACCCACAACAATGTCCCCCATGCCCTGACCTTTCTGGCGCTGCTGGGTCTTGCTGCTACCTTTAATGGACGTCGCCAGGGCCTGGGCACAGTGTTTTTTCTGCTCGGCATGCCCCTGTGGCTGCTGTGGTTTATCGGCTCACCCGGCTTTGGCGGCACCTTCCTGAACTCTGTGACCGGGTACGGCACCGTGCTGATTCTGACAGCGGTGGCCAGCGCCCTCTGGTTCCCGGCGCGCGGGGTGGCCCTGTTCGTGGCGTACAGCACGCTGGCCGGCGGCGTGGGCTTGTCGCTCACACCTTTTGGCTGGCTGGGCCTGTCATGGTTTGTGGCGGTCGCCCTGCTGGTGGGCGGCACCCTGACCTGGCTGCTGGGCTGCACCGACCAGATGGTGGCGCAACTGGGTCAGGCGGCGCGGGCCGACGCCCTGACGGGTCTGGGCAACCGGCGCGCCTTTGAAGAAACCTTGCAGGCGCTGTGGACCAGCCACGCCAGTCGGCTGGCCCTGGCCATCATTGACGTGGACGGCCTGAAACTGGTGAACGATGAACAGGGCCACGGGGCCGGCGACGAGGTGCTGCGGCTGTTCGCCCAGGCGCTGCTGCTATGCGTACCGGCGGCGCACAGCCTGTTCCGCATTGGCGGGGACGAATACGTGGTCTTGAGCCTGACGGGCGACGCCGCCCTGCTGCGCGCCGAGCTTGTGGCTGCTGCCGAACAGATAGGACGCCGGGTGCCTGGGGTCGGAGCCAGTGTGGGCCTGGCCTGCGGTCACGAGTGCGCGGGGCCAGAAGGGCTGCTGCGCCTGGCCGATGAGCGTATGTACCGCCAGAAACGTCTCAAGAAGACGGCCCGGCCACGCCGGGACAGGCCAGGCGCCGTGGGCGGCCCTCTGCCGGACCCAGCGGTGCTCAAACCCACCGTGGTCAAGCTATAA
- a CDS encoding TetR/AcrR family transcriptional regulator: MSSSRESARPYHHGLLRDTLLTAARALLEERPAAELSLREVARHAGVSHAAPYHHFSDRHALLLALGEVCMTEFVTAQAQAVAAQGTPLQQLVALGEAYVGYAARHPHAFTLIFDPQVCPPGPGVSPLAPLIKRNQALLGHILAEAQASGELLTAHPEDLAQGLWGAVHGLAHLVMTGHLAPQAVPSTLWTLLSAELRTSPA; the protein is encoded by the coding sequence ATGTCAAGTTCGCGTGAATCGGCCCGGCCCTATCATCACGGCCTGCTGCGCGACACCTTGCTGACAGCCGCCCGCGCCCTGCTGGAGGAGCGGCCGGCAGCCGAGCTGAGCCTGCGGGAGGTGGCCCGGCACGCCGGAGTCAGCCACGCCGCGCCGTATCACCACTTCAGCGACCGCCACGCTCTGCTGCTGGCCCTGGGCGAGGTGTGCATGACCGAGTTCGTGACGGCGCAGGCGCAGGCGGTCGCCGCACAGGGCACGCCCCTACAACAGTTGGTTGCGCTGGGCGAAGCTTACGTGGGCTACGCCGCCCGGCACCCCCACGCCTTTACCCTCATCTTTGATCCCCAGGTGTGTCCCCCAGGCCCAGGCGTCTCGCCGCTGGCCCCGCTGATCAAACGCAATCAGGCGCTGCTGGGCCACATCCTGGCCGAGGCCCAGGCGAGCGGTGAGCTGTTGACGGCCCACCCCGAGGACCTGGCGCAGGGTCTGTGGGGGGCCGTGCATGGGCTGGCCCATCTGGTCATGACAGGGCACCTGGCACCGCAGGCAGTTCCTTCAACGCTGTGGACACTGTTGAGCGCCGAACTTCGCACCTCTCCTGCTTAA
- a CDS encoding NAD(P)H-dependent oxidoreductase, translating to MSTLVINAHPNPESFCRALAESYAEGAGGAGAVGLLHLADLHFDPVLHRGYQGAQPLEPDLVRAQALVQASTHLCVVYPVWWGAPPALLKSFVERTFLPGFAFQYRGRALPDQLLRGRSARLLVTSDSPAWYLQLTGDSAVRSVKTHTLGFSGFRPVRTTRFGPIRTSTPAQRERWLRQAAQLAAQDQRSRGVSQAPIQRAT from the coding sequence ATGTCAACCCTGGTCATCAACGCCCACCCCAACCCCGAGAGTTTTTGCCGCGCCCTGGCGGAAAGCTACGCTGAGGGTGCTGGTGGCGCTGGTGCGGTGGGCCTCCTGCATCTGGCCGACCTGCACTTTGACCCTGTTCTGCACCGTGGCTACCAGGGCGCGCAGCCGCTGGAGCCGGACTTGGTTCGGGCGCAGGCCCTCGTGCAGGCCAGTACGCACCTGTGCGTGGTCTATCCCGTCTGGTGGGGCGCGCCCCCCGCACTGCTCAAGAGCTTTGTAGAGCGAACTTTCTTACCGGGGTTTGCCTTCCAGTACCGGGGCCGGGCCCTGCCGGACCAGTTGCTGCGGGGCCGCAGCGCCCGCCTGCTGGTGACCAGCGACTCACCGGCCTGGTATCTCCAGCTGACCGGGGACAGCGCCGTGCGCAGCGTCAAGACCCACACCCTGGGTTTCAGCGGATTCCGGCCTGTGCGGACCACGCGCTTTGGACCCATACGGACCAGCACGCCGGCCCAGCGCGAACGCTGGCTGCGACAGGCCGCCCAATTAGCCGCGCAGGATCAGCGCAGCAGGGGCGTCAGCCAGGCGCCAATCCAGCGCGCCACCTGA
- a CDS encoding alpha/beta hydrolase, giving the protein MRRVFPLFLSLVMAQASAAPSEATLSAVPVTRVVQPGAVAPETPTSLNASITVRYGPVRPRAVLLLMPGFLGGAGSFDRLARQIVALNPGVAVWAVDRRANLLEDHAAILKATPDRLAQLVKEGLPVRAPGTVAYMQHWGLDVTLKDWRAAVQAARALTSNVFLGGHSMGGTLAGTYAAYDFGGVPGARDVRGLVMLDGLPGLMSGKAMTADAYQQGGANPIGPLPGLKGLARSPYVDAVFFSPRLASRGAAQARLAALNPAGAAPAGGLTPYRATNLAAALSQLEQRYALLPFMTLKTGKATNATEATNLPTLALGGRDSHWIAGPQDPRQPVGWQSDPAAPTDAADFVRRYITPQTDYAEWYFPNRLSLDLAAARTGTRGTPFEKTLPVWHMAALNLPVLGIAAEQGVTTETMFRDYAHTTKAVLTTHTLGGAAHLDITTARGDQVARWIGAWLTPLLR; this is encoded by the coding sequence TGTGGTTCAGCCGGGCGCCGTCGCCCCTGAGACTCCCACCTCCCTCAACGCCAGCATCACGGTGCGCTACGGGCCAGTCCGGCCCCGTGCGGTGCTGCTGCTGATGCCAGGGTTTCTGGGGGGAGCGGGTAGTTTTGACCGCCTGGCCCGGCAAATCGTGGCCCTGAATCCTGGGGTGGCGGTGTGGGCCGTGGACCGCCGCGCCAACCTGCTGGAGGACCACGCCGCCATTCTGAAAGCCACGCCGGACAGGCTGGCACAGTTGGTCAAAGAAGGCCTGCCTGTGCGCGCGCCCGGTACCGTGGCCTATATGCAGCACTGGGGTCTGGACGTGACCCTGAAAGACTGGCGCGCCGCTGTGCAGGCCGCGCGGGCGCTGACCTCCAATGTGTTTCTGGGTGGGCACTCGATGGGGGGCACGCTGGCAGGCACCTACGCGGCCTACGACTTTGGCGGCGTGCCCGGTGCGCGGGATGTGCGCGGCCTGGTTATGCTCGACGGCCTCCCTGGCCTCATGAGCGGCAAGGCCATGACTGCCGACGCCTACCAGCAGGGCGGCGCCAATCCTATTGGACCGCTGCCGGGTCTGAAGGGGCTGGCGCGCTCGCCGTATGTGGACGCGGTGTTTTTTAGCCCGCGCCTGGCCAGCCGGGGCGCCGCGCAGGCCCGGCTGGCGGCCCTGAATCCGGCAGGCGCGGCGCCGGCCGGCGGCCTGACCCCCTACCGCGCCACCAACCTGGCCGCCGCCCTGAGCCAGTTAGAGCAGCGGTACGCTCTGCTGCCCTTCATGACCCTCAAGACCGGCAAGGCCACCAACGCCACCGAGGCCACCAACCTGCCGACCCTGGCCCTGGGTGGCCGCGACAGCCACTGGATTGCGGGGCCCCAGGACCCCCGGCAGCCGGTGGGCTGGCAGTCCGACCCGGCCGCGCCCACCGACGCCGCCGATTTTGTGCGCCGCTACATCACGCCGCAGACCGACTACGCCGAGTGGTATTTTCCCAACCGCCTGAGCCTGGATCTGGCCGCTGCCCGCACGGGCACGCGCGGGACCCCCTTTGAAAAGACGCTGCCGGTATGGCACATGGCGGCGCTGAATCTGCCGGTGCTGGGCATCGCCGCCGAGCAGGGGGTGACCACCGAAACTATGTTCCGTGACTACGCCCACACTACCAAAGCGGTACTGACCACCCACACGCTGGGAGGGGCCGCGCACCTGGACATCACCACAGCGCGGGGCGATCAGGTGGCGCGCTGGATTGGCGCCTGGCTGACGCCCCTGCTGCGCTGA